One genomic segment of Musa acuminata AAA Group cultivar baxijiao chromosome BXJ3-3, Cavendish_Baxijiao_AAA, whole genome shotgun sequence includes these proteins:
- the LOC135633376 gene encoding xyloglucan endotransglucosylase protein 1-like, which produces MAVLFVLGLCALVAVAAAGNLYQDFDVTWGDGRAKILNNGQLLTLSLDKTSGSGFQSKNEYLFGKIDMQIKLVPGNSAGTVTAYYLSSQGPTHDEIDFEFLGNLSGDPYTLHTNVFTQGKGNREMQFKLWFDPTEDFHTYSILWNPRHVIFMVDGTPIRDFKNLESRGIAFPKNQPMRIYSSLWNADDWATRGGLVKTDWSKAPFVASYRNFNADACVRGSSKCGGSTKSGWWNQELDLTSQGRMRWVQKNYMIYNYCNDAKRFPQGLPPECAIA; this is translated from the exons ATGGCCGTGCTGTTCGTGTTGGGGCTTTGCGCCCTGGTGGCCGTCGCCGCTGCTGGTAATTTGTACCAGGACTTCGACGTCACCTGGGGCGATGGCCGCGCCAAGATCCTCAACAATGGCCAGCTCCTCACCCTCTCCCTCGACAAGACCTCTGGCTCCGGCTTCCAGTCCAAGAACGAGTACCTGTTCGGCAAGATCGACATGCAGATCAAGCTCGTCCCCGGTAACTCTGCCGGCACCGTCACCGCCTACTAC CTGTCTTCTCAGGGACCGACTCATGACGAGATCGACTTCGAGTTCCTCGGCAACCTCAGCGGCGACCCTTACACTCTGCACACCAATGTGTTCACCCAGGGGAAGGGGAACAGGGAGATGCAGTTCAAGCTGTGGTTCGATCCCACCGAGGATTTCCACACCTACTCCATCCTGTGGAACCCGAGACACGTCAT CTTCATGGTCGACGGCACTCCCATCAGAGACTTCAAGAACCTGGAATCGAGGGGCATCGCCTTCCCCAAGAACCAACCCATGAGGATCTACTCCAGCCTCTGGAACGCCGACGACTGGGCGACCAGGGGCGGGCTGGTGAAGACGGACTGGAGCAAGGCACCCTTCGTCGCCTCCTACAGGAACTTCAACGCCGACGCCTGCGTCCGGGGAAGCTCCAAGTGCGGCGGCTCCACCAAGAGCGGGTGGTGGAACCAGGAGCTCGACTTGACCAGCCAGGGGAGGATGAGATGGGTTCAGAAGAACTACATGATCTACAACTACTGCAACGACGCCAAGCGGTTTCCTCAGGGCCTGCCGCCGGAGTGCGCCATTGCCTGA